In one Arenibacter antarcticus genomic region, the following are encoded:
- a CDS encoding DUF4199 domain-containing protein — protein MKKFRLELKWAIRFVLASLAWMILEKTVGLHDVHIAKHPIYTNLFAIVAIVIYVLALLDKRKTDFNGKMSWKQGFNSGIVISIIVAVFSPLTQYITSTIITPEYFNNVIAYVVETGKMSQEAAEGYFSLGSYIIQGFFGALTMGIVTSAIVAFFVKKQ, from the coding sequence ATGAAAAAATTCCGCTTGGAGTTAAAATGGGCCATTAGATTCGTCCTTGCGAGCTTAGCTTGGATGATTTTGGAAAAAACCGTGGGTTTACACGATGTCCATATTGCGAAACACCCCATTTACACCAACCTATTTGCCATTGTTGCCATAGTAATTTACGTACTTGCACTATTGGATAAAAGGAAGACTGATTTTAATGGAAAAATGAGTTGGAAACAAGGCTTTAACAGTGGTATTGTCATCAGTATAATTGTAGCAGTATTTAGCCCCCTTACCCAATATATCACCAGCACTATTATTACACCGGAGTATTTTAATAATGTAATTGCCTATGTCGTAGAAACGGGAAAAATGAGCCAAGAAGCCGCAGAGGGCTACTTTAGCTTAGGCAGTTATATTATACAAGGGTTTTTCGGAGCCTTGACCATGGGAATAGTTACCTCCGCCATTGTTGCATTCTTTGTGAAAAAACAATAA
- a CDS encoding enoyl-CoA hydratase/isomerase family protein, translating to MGTTRTNGSLYTNIVNGIATVEFGHPASNSFVLELLERVTSAIDQLSLNPEVTVIILKSEGDGTFCAGASFDQLTQVSTIAEGQVFFSGFAHLINAMRCCKKVIVGRIQGKTVGGGLGIISACDYVFATEAAAIRLSELTIGIAPLVIAPAVQRKIGVAALSELSLAPTEWKNAYWAQEKGLFSKVFNTIASMDKELQIFTENLAKYNPEALQEWRKVLWEGTSNWESLLINRAEITGRLALSEHTKTTLKKFKK from the coding sequence ATGGGAACAACTAGAACAAACGGGAGTTTATACACCAACATAGTCAACGGAATTGCTACCGTAGAATTTGGGCATCCTGCCAGTAATTCATTTGTACTTGAGCTATTGGAAAGAGTAACTTCTGCTATTGATCAATTATCACTAAATCCAGAGGTCACCGTAATCATATTAAAATCGGAAGGCGATGGTACTTTTTGCGCAGGGGCTTCGTTTGATCAATTAACACAGGTAAGTACTATAGCGGAAGGACAGGTGTTTTTTAGTGGCTTTGCCCACTTAATCAATGCCATGAGATGCTGTAAAAAGGTAATTGTAGGTAGGATACAGGGAAAAACTGTAGGTGGCGGCCTTGGTATTATTTCGGCCTGCGATTATGTTTTTGCAACCGAAGCTGCCGCAATACGATTATCGGAACTTACTATAGGAATTGCCCCCTTGGTAATTGCACCTGCGGTTCAACGCAAAATAGGGGTTGCTGCATTGTCCGAACTTTCTCTAGCACCAACCGAATGGAAGAATGCTTACTGGGCACAGGAAAAAGGACTCTTCTCCAAAGTATTTAATACCATAGCTTCTATGGACAAAGAGCTACAAATATTTACGGAAAATTTGGCCAAATACAACCCTGAAGCACTTCAAGAATGGCGAAAAGTACTATGGGAAGGCACTAGTAATTGGGAGAGCCTGTTGATTAACCGCGCAGAAATAACCGGGAGATTAGCACTTTCCGAACACACCAAAACCACTCTAAAAAAATTCAAGAAATAA
- a CDS encoding MATE family efflux transporter, translated as MNTVINFKSINKLAIPATIAGIAEPLLSITDTAIVGNIPEHGLESLAAAGIVGSFLSMLIWILGQTRSAISAIISQYLGAGKLDKVQSLPAQAIFLNIVMSLIILLSTIFIVEEIFVLLNAKGKILELCISYYSIRVWGFPLTLFVFAVMGIFRGLQNTYYPMLIAITGAVLNIVLDVILVYGIEGYISPLYLEGAAWASLIAQGVMAIMAFILLVTKTDISLTLKFPLHPELGRLVVMSLNLFVRALALNIAMILAVREATDLGDKYIGAHTIAINLWLFSAFFIDGYGAAGNILGGKLLGANNYDGLWILAQKIMKYGFIVSLALMALGFIFYYPIGRIFSNDFTVLETFYSIFFILILSLPMNMVAFVFDGLFKGLGEMKYLRNILLIATFLGFIPILFLSMYLGWGLYGIWIAFTLWMFIRGGALVWKFRRKFRPLLQNV; from the coding sequence TTGAATACCGTCATAAATTTCAAATCGATCAATAAACTTGCCATTCCCGCTACCATCGCTGGGATTGCGGAACCCTTATTGTCTATTACGGATACCGCTATTGTAGGCAATATCCCGGAACACGGGTTGGAGTCGCTTGCAGCTGCAGGTATAGTGGGCTCGTTTTTATCTATGCTCATTTGGATCCTTGGACAGACTAGAAGTGCCATTTCGGCCATTATTTCACAATATTTAGGCGCAGGAAAATTGGATAAAGTGCAATCCCTTCCCGCACAAGCTATTTTTTTAAATATTGTAATGAGCCTTATTATCCTCTTGTCTACTATATTTATTGTAGAGGAAATATTCGTGTTGTTAAACGCGAAGGGAAAAATTTTGGAATTATGTATTTCGTACTATTCCATCCGGGTTTGGGGCTTTCCATTGACCCTGTTTGTGTTTGCTGTAATGGGAATATTTCGCGGTTTGCAAAACACCTATTACCCCATGTTAATTGCCATTACAGGTGCGGTTTTAAATATTGTCCTCGATGTGATATTGGTCTATGGCATTGAAGGTTATATTTCCCCACTATATTTGGAAGGTGCTGCCTGGGCCAGCCTTATTGCTCAAGGGGTCATGGCTATAATGGCCTTTATTCTATTGGTGACTAAAACGGATATCAGTTTGACCCTTAAATTCCCGTTGCACCCAGAATTAGGGCGATTGGTGGTTATGAGCCTAAATTTATTTGTGCGAGCATTGGCCCTTAACATAGCGATGATACTTGCCGTTAGGGAGGCCACAGACTTGGGTGATAAATATATTGGCGCCCACACCATAGCGATAAACCTATGGTTATTTTCAGCCTTTTTTATTGATGGATATGGGGCTGCAGGGAATATATTGGGTGGAAAACTTCTAGGGGCCAACAATTATGACGGATTATGGATTTTAGCTCAAAAAATAATGAAATACGGCTTTATAGTCAGTTTGGCCCTCATGGCCCTGGGCTTTATTTTTTACTATCCCATAGGCCGAATTTTTTCGAATGATTTTACAGTATTAGAAACTTTCTACTCCATATTCTTTATTCTGATCCTCTCTTTACCCATGAATATGGTCGCTTTTGTTTTTGACGGATTATTCAAAGGTTTGGGCGAAATGAAATACCTCAGAAACATTTTACTGATTGCAACCTTCCTAGGGTTTATTCCCATATTGTTCCTTAGCATGTATTTAGGCTGGGGTTTATACGGTATTTGGATTGCCTTTACCTTATGGATGTTTATTCGCGGTGGGGCCTTGGTCTGGAAATTTCGAAGAAAGTTTCGTCCCCTACTACAAAACGTTTAA
- a CDS encoding GNAT family N-acetyltransferase — protein MIQLAKKSEIPEILKLTAACAQNMVEQGIYQWNESYPSLQAFERDIERGELYLLQGDQDIVGIIVISSYMDMEYFSIPWLTPNHNNRYIHRLAVHPKHQKKGYGKILMDFAEEYAANQGSVSVRLDTFSQNTRNNTFYKSRGYQKVGSIFFPKQSEHPFICYELKL, from the coding sequence ATGATTCAATTGGCAAAGAAATCGGAAATTCCCGAAATTCTTAAACTCACCGCAGCCTGTGCACAAAATATGGTGGAACAGGGTATATACCAATGGAACGAAAGCTATCCCTCCCTTCAAGCATTTGAGAGGGATATTGAAAGGGGAGAACTCTATTTGTTGCAAGGGGACCAAGATATCGTAGGCATCATTGTTATTTCATCCTATATGGATATGGAGTATTTTTCAATTCCATGGTTAACCCCAAACCACAATAATAGGTATATCCATCGCTTGGCCGTACATCCAAAACACCAAAAGAAAGGTTATGGAAAAATTCTGATGGATTTCGCCGAGGAATATGCCGCAAATCAGGGTTCAGTATCGGTGCGATTGGATACTTTTAGTCAAAACACACGAAATAACACCTTCTATAAATCCCGGGGCTACCAAAAAGTGGGTAGTATTTTTTTTCCAAAACAAAGTGAACACCCTTTTATTTGTTACGAATTAAAATTATAA